The following coding sequences are from one Humulus lupulus chromosome X, drHumLupu1.1, whole genome shotgun sequence window:
- the LOC133803680 gene encoding exocyst complex component EXO70I-like — MESKEEDFYLFKLEEACSDLRSVLKNSARIGESLGMMDKKFDLIDEALSTASKRVTPLQSLSMAAKALETRINRAVTPALSLLDSFKISGTLQQKLLDISDELSAEKVTTKKRLKKLIKYVECVDQLNAAVSLISQDGEPVIQRLQEVVEFLSRTKATDQYRTHRLRETVVTLKALYETEVDALRFEGSLDQALLNLQDEYESLLQQIKHQSLEQLADYKNNGDKDDMMVANAGSNLGTEIEVEALRRISETLAANDCLDICIDIYVKVRYKRVAKALMRLNPDYLRTYTQEEIDKIEWESLETAIALWIQHFELAVKTVFVSEKKLCNYVLGGLMEGLIWSECFVKIADKIMAVFFRFGEGFTRSSKEPQKLFKLLEMFHMFEKLKPEFSDIFDGESGVDICSRFRELVKLLIHASSKVYWEFGLQIEGNTDGFPPPVDGSVPKIVRYAINYLKYLVTEEYSGPMAKVLQTEQTWKMGILSKPENEENLFRDAIINVMEALQRNVESKRYRYKDKILPHVFAMNTYWYIYMRTRSTELGKLLGDQYMKKKYKIVAEESAYMYQKQAWGPLVRILEKEDLKVSQSKEEIGSMVREKVEAFTRGLNEILNMHKRVYSIPDVDLREQIRESTMALVVSSYTEFLNSFSAALRGRSYFSPETIQGLLTNFFDNGDGKLKRRDFSKDRSSQMSSTSIEGDIKNFRRSGSYTTDV, encoded by the exons ATGGAATCAAAGGAAGAAGATTTCTACCTCTTTAAGCTCGAGGAAGCTTGCTCCGATTTGAGAAGCGTACTGAAAAACTCGGCCAGAATTGGAGAAAGTCTCGGCATGATGGACAAGAAGTTTGATCTTATAGACGAGGCTCTCTCCACGGCCTCAAAAAGAGTAACTCCTTTACAGTCTCTGTCCATGGCTGCCAAAGCTCTCGAAACCAGAATCAACAGAGCCGTCACTCCGGCTCTCTCGCTCCTCGACAGCTTCAAAATATCTGGCACTCTTCAACAGAAGCTCCTAGACATCTCCGACGAGTTGTCGGCCGAGAAAGTTACGACCAAGAAACGATTGAAGAAACTGATCAAGTACGTTGAGTGCGTTGATCAGCTTAACGCAGCGGTCAGTTTGATCAGTCAAGATGGTGAGCCAGTGATTCAGAGGCTCCAAGAGGTGGTGGAGTTCTTGAGCCGGACCAAGGCCACTGATCAATACAGGACTCATAGGTTGAGAGAGACTGTGGTCACTCTCAAGGCTCTGTACGAAACAGAGGTTGATGCCTTGAGGTTTGAGGGTTCACTTGATCAAGCTCTGTTGAATTTGCAGGACGAGTATGAGAGCCTCTTGCAGCAAATAAAGCACCAAAGTTTGGAACAGCTAGCTGATTATAAGAATAATGGAGATAAGGACGATATGATGGTGGCCAATGCTGGTTCCAATCTTGGTACTGAAATTGAGGTTGAAGCTCTTAGACGGATTTCAGAGACTCTGGCTGCCAATGACTGTTTGGATATATGCATCGATATATATGTTAAG GTAAGATACAAAAGAGTAGCAAAAGCATTAATGAGACTAAACCCGGATTATTTAAGAACGTATACTCAAGAAGAAATCGACAAAATTGAGTGGGAGAGTTTAGAAACAGCTATAGCTCTTTGGATCCAACACTTCGAACTGGCAGTCAAAACCGTCTTCGTATCAGAAAAGAAGCTCTGCAATTATGTCCTTGGAGGCCTTATGGAGGGTCTGATCTGGTCAGAGTGCTTTGTCAAAATCGCTGATAAAATCATGGCCGTTTTCTTTCGATTCGGAGAAGGCTTCACCAGAAGCAGTAAAGAGCCCCAAAAGCTGTTTAAGCTTCTTGAGATGTTTCATATGTTTGAGAAGCTCAAACCTGAGTTCTCAGATATTTTCGATGGCGAATCAGGAGTCGATATTTGTTCTCGGTTCAGAGAACTCGTAAAGCTTCTTATTCATGCTTCCAGCAAAGTGTACTGGGAATTCGGCCTCCAAATCGAAGGAAACACAGACGGTTTTCCTCCCCCTGTAGATGGGTCAGTCCCGAAAATAGTAAGATACGCCATTAATTACCTGAAATATCTTGTCACAGAAGAATATAGTGGCCCCATGGCTAAAGTTCTCCAAACAGAGCAAACATGGAAGATGGGCATTTTATCAAAACCCGAAAACGAAGAGAACTTATTCAGAGACGCCATTATCAACGTCATGGAAGCTCTACAGAGAAACGTAGAGTCAAAACGATATCGTTACAAGGACAAAATCCTTCCCCATGTGTTCGCCATGAATACGTACTGGTACATCtacatgagaaccagaagcactGAGCTGGGAAAGCTATTGGGTGATCAATACATGAAAAAGAAGTACAAAATCGTGGCAGAGGAATCAGCTTATATGTACCAAAAGCAAGCTTGGGGACCTCTAGTAAGGATTTTAGAGAAGGAAGATTTAAAAGTTAGTCAGAGCAAAGAAGAGATAGGGAGCATGGTGAGAGAAAAAGTTGAGGCCTTTACGAGAGGTCTCAACGAGATTTTGAATATGCATAAAAGGGTTTATAGCATTCCCGACGTTGATCTGAGGGAGCAGATTAGAGAATCGACAATGGCTCTGGTCGTCTCGTCGTATACTGAGTTCTTGAACTCGTTCTCGGCTGCGTTAAGAGGGAGGTCGTATTTCAGTCCGGAAACAATTCAAGGGCTTTTGACCAACTTCTTTGACAATGGAGATGGGAAGCTTAAGCGTCGTGACTTTTCTAAGGATCGATCGAGTCAAATGAGCTCCACGTCTATCGAGGGAGATATTAAGAACTTTCGACGGTCAGGATCATACACTACGGATGTTTGA
- the LOC133807065 gene encoding uncharacterized protein LOC133807065, with protein MKEIIEKVNDAMKKSIKNFQQETSEQIGREIANLRENIVKDISLDLLEKIQTQNEPAVYMTSDKSPPEREEKAEEVGNDPSSPDDGLKGNGSESEPEIPLPEDDKDYE; from the exons ATGAAGGAGATAATTGAAAAAGTTAACGATGCAATGaagaaatcaataaaaaatttccaaCAAGAGACTTCTGAACAAATTGGGAGGGAAATTGCCAATTTGAGGGAAAATATTGTAAAAGACATTTCGCTAGATCTTCTGGAGAAGATTCAGACTCAGAATGAGCCAGCGGTGTACATGACAAGTGACAAGAGCCCGccagagagagaagagaaggcaGAAGAGGTCGGCAATGACCCATCTTCACCTGATGATGGATTGAAGGGCAATGGTTCTGAGTCTGAACCAGAGATACCGCTTCCAGAG GACGACAAAGATTACGAGTAA